A genome region from Petrotoga sibirica DSM 13575 includes the following:
- a CDS encoding endonuclease MutS2, whose translation MLEKTYKDLEIEKILNFVASYSHTDYGKEYFSENVKMYEDLTELDREVNISRVFFDMAIKGKLKDLYGLSYIPSIMEKISNKESIEGKEFRKIGEFLEDGYAIHKYYSGINDLLTDKLSDYKPLLDLKDQIFKVFTSEGEIKDNASIELKRIRNGINTVKHQLNVEFNKIKSKYIKYLSLDQPLERNGRLCIALKSENRNVIKGITVGRSDSGATLFVEPDTIIELNENLMDLFSQEKNEISRIISNLTFELQKNKFKIEKNIELIEYIDANIAKARYAKDMNAVFTLPQTTKKILLKELKHPLIPKEKIVPIDVELDRNGMIITGPNTGGKTVSLKSIGLAFFMAHSALPVLALNAEIPFIEEIYTDIGDQQDISQNLSTFSAHLLNLKNILENVDEKSLVLIDELGTGTDPIEGAALSKAILKYLLMKGPIIFATSHLSEIKTFSLEEEKLLAASMSFDIETLKPTYKLMIGVPGASHAIEIAERLGIDPQIIEESKRNLSEEFSQSEKVLSRLASIHKEYEESIERIRNKEEEIGKMKKEYEEKLQKLKNKEIESLDPELYQLKEQIKKMRSQIQNVLKEIKQYKDQIDLQEISKKLKESENMASQLEKIKKTLSQKQKGRKIERSKIKVGMKVKTSNNIKGTVKRVTNSKITVQIDGSPIEITYNPTEIEPIINSDKDKNEEKRIQVKIDQKKNMNTELDVRGYSVNEAIPEIEKFISDLISSGIKEGRIIHGKGTGKLAIGIWDYLRKSSLIKDFKIARSEEGGTGATVIEV comes from the coding sequence ATTTTAGAAAAAACCTACAAGGATTTGGAGATCGAAAAAATATTAAATTTTGTTGCATCCTATAGTCATACCGATTATGGTAAAGAGTATTTTTCAGAAAATGTAAAAATGTACGAAGATCTAACAGAATTAGACCGAGAAGTGAATATTTCTCGTGTTTTTTTTGATATGGCAATTAAAGGTAAATTAAAAGATTTGTATGGTTTAAGTTATATCCCTTCTATAATGGAAAAGATCAGCAACAAGGAAAGTATCGAAGGTAAAGAATTCAGAAAGATTGGAGAGTTTTTGGAAGACGGTTATGCCATTCATAAATATTACAGCGGTATAAATGATTTGCTAACTGATAAGTTATCAGATTACAAACCTCTACTTGATTTAAAGGATCAGATCTTTAAAGTTTTTACTTCTGAAGGAGAAATTAAAGATAACGCCTCGATAGAATTAAAAAGAATAAGAAACGGTATAAACACTGTAAAACATCAATTAAATGTAGAATTCAACAAGATAAAAAGTAAGTATATTAAATACCTTTCTTTAGACCAGCCCCTGGAAAGAAATGGAAGGTTATGTATAGCGTTAAAAAGTGAAAATAGAAATGTTATAAAAGGTATTACCGTAGGAAGATCCGATTCCGGTGCTACTTTGTTTGTAGAGCCAGACACCATTATAGAACTGAATGAAAATCTGATGGATTTATTCTCACAAGAAAAGAACGAAATCAGTAGAATAATCTCAAATTTGACTTTTGAGCTTCAAAAAAACAAATTTAAAATAGAAAAAAACATAGAATTGATAGAATATATAGATGCCAATATAGCAAAAGCTAGATACGCCAAAGATATGAATGCTGTATTCACTCTACCCCAAACTACTAAAAAGATTCTTCTCAAAGAACTAAAACACCCATTAATACCAAAAGAAAAAATAGTCCCCATAGATGTTGAACTTGATAGAAACGGGATGATAATAACGGGACCTAACACTGGGGGTAAAACGGTTTCTCTGAAATCAATTGGATTAGCCTTTTTTATGGCTCATTCCGCTTTACCAGTATTAGCTTTAAATGCTGAAATACCTTTTATAGAAGAAATTTACACGGATATAGGGGACCAACAGGATATATCTCAAAATTTAAGCACTTTTTCAGCACATTTGCTGAACTTAAAAAATATACTTGAAAACGTCGATGAAAAATCCCTTGTATTGATAGATGAGTTAGGAACTGGAACCGATCCTATTGAAGGAGCTGCCTTAAGCAAAGCCATTTTGAAGTACCTATTGATGAAAGGACCAATAATATTTGCCACTTCACATCTATCTGAAATTAAAACATTCTCTCTGGAAGAAGAAAAATTACTCGCTGCTTCTATGTCATTTGATATTGAGACACTTAAACCTACATACAAACTAATGATAGGAGTGCCGGGAGCTTCACATGCAATTGAAATAGCCGAAAGACTGGGGATTGACCCTCAAATAATAGAAGAAAGTAAAAGAAATCTCAGCGAGGAATTTTCACAAAGTGAAAAAGTACTCAGTAGATTAGCTTCTATACACAAAGAATACGAAGAAAGTATAGAAAGGATTAGGAACAAAGAAGAAGAGATCGGCAAAATGAAAAAAGAGTACGAAGAAAAACTTCAAAAATTAAAGAACAAAGAAATAGAAAGTCTCGATCCCGAGTTGTATCAACTTAAAGAACAGATAAAAAAGATGAGAAGCCAAATTCAAAACGTATTAAAAGAAATCAAGCAATACAAAGATCAAATCGATCTACAAGAAATCAGCAAAAAATTAAAAGAATCCGAAAATATGGCCTCACAACTTGAAAAAATTAAAAAAACGTTATCTCAAAAACAAAAAGGGCGAAAAATTGAAAGATCTAAGATAAAAGTTGGAATGAAAGTAAAAACCTCTAATAATATTAAGGGGACGGTAAAAAGGGTGACAAACTCAAAGATAACCGTTCAAATTGATGGTTCTCCCATAGAGATAACTTATAATCCAACGGAAATTGAACCTATAATTAACTCTGATAAAGATAAAAATGAAGAAAAAAGAATTCAAGTTAAAATAGATCAAAAGAAAAATATGAACACTGAATTAGATGTTAGAGGTTATTCAGTAAATGAAGCTATACCAGAAATAGAAAAATTTATTTCTGATTTAATAAGTTCTGGGATAAAAGAAGGAAGAATAATACACGGAAAAGGAACAGGGAAACTAGCTATAGGAATTTGGGATTATCTAAGAAAATCATCTCTAATTAAAGATTTCAAAATCGCCCGAAGTGAAGAAGGGGGAACAGGGGCGACAGTAATAGAAGTTTAA
- a CDS encoding sodium-translocating pyrophosphatase, translated as MGAISQIISVISGFIGLIFTVFLVFNILEKSPGNEKMQKLSKIIQVGARSFLFSEYRILFVVIFLFAAFLWLVSSYKMALSFLLGSAFSVLSGFLGMSIATRANARTTNAAISTLKDALTVSFNGGAVMGMIVTSLGLMGLGGIFFLGKGNTELMSGYAMGASFVALFARVGGGIFTKAADVGADLVGKVEANIPEDDPRNPAVIADNVGDNVGDVAGMGADLYESYVGSIFSASVLGSIAFSFKGALFPFFVASSGLILSIFGIIFVNYYIKTTKEVEPEKALHFGTYLTSFLQAIVVFFLSKIVFGNFYSGLIVIMGMVVGILIGSVTEYYTAKKPVTELAKSAPSGSAPLIINGLALGMESTLLPILLIGTAIVLSFYFYGLFGIAIAAVGMLSTLGMSLSIDAYGPIADNAGGIAEMAHLEPYVRERTDKLDAVGNTTAAMGKGFAIGSAALTALALFASYLQLTNISIVDLNDANVFTALLIGAMLPFLFSSLVMKAVGNAANLMVEEVRRQFKEIVGLMEGKADPDYGKCVKIATDGALKYMILPSLIAVIAPIIIYLLLGKQAVAGMLAGTTGSGVMLAIFMANSGGAWDNAKKLIETGKYGGKGSLAHKASVVGDTVGDPLKDTAGPSINILIKLMSIVSIVIIPILIRIFE; from the coding sequence ATGGGTGCTATTTCTCAAATCATATCGGTTATATCTGGGTTTATCGGATTGATCTTTACCGTTTTTTTGGTGTTCAATATTTTAGAAAAATCTCCTGGAAATGAAAAAATGCAAAAACTTTCAAAAATAATTCAAGTTGGTGCTCGATCTTTTTTATTTTCTGAATATAGAATCCTTTTTGTTGTTATATTTTTATTCGCTGCTTTTTTGTGGCTTGTAAGCTCTTATAAAATGGCTTTGTCTTTTCTTTTAGGATCGGCATTTTCGGTTTTATCAGGTTTTCTAGGGATGTCAATAGCCACCAGAGCCAATGCCAGGACAACCAATGCAGCGATTAGCACCTTAAAAGATGCTTTGACTGTATCTTTTAATGGTGGCGCGGTTATGGGAATGATTGTTACCTCTTTAGGATTAATGGGATTGGGAGGTATATTCTTCCTTGGCAAAGGAAATACTGAATTAATGAGTGGCTATGCTATGGGTGCATCTTTTGTAGCGCTTTTTGCAAGAGTGGGAGGAGGAATTTTCACCAAAGCCGCTGACGTGGGGGCTGACCTGGTTGGTAAGGTTGAAGCAAATATTCCAGAAGATGATCCAAGAAACCCAGCGGTCATTGCTGACAATGTGGGAGATAATGTGGGGGATGTTGCAGGTATGGGCGCCGATCTGTACGAATCTTACGTAGGCTCGATCTTTTCTGCTTCAGTGTTAGGAAGCATCGCTTTTTCATTTAAGGGGGCACTTTTTCCGTTTTTTGTAGCTTCATCAGGTTTGATATTATCAATTTTTGGTATTATTTTTGTTAATTACTACATCAAAACGACAAAGGAAGTTGAACCCGAAAAGGCCCTTCACTTTGGTACATATCTGACATCATTTCTTCAAGCTATAGTTGTTTTTTTCTTATCGAAAATAGTTTTCGGGAATTTTTATTCAGGTTTAATTGTTATTATGGGTATGGTGGTTGGAATTCTTATAGGGAGCGTTACAGAATATTACACTGCAAAAAAACCCGTTACAGAGCTTGCTAAAAGTGCTCCTTCAGGCTCTGCTCCGCTGATTATCAATGGTCTTGCTCTAGGGATGGAATCAACGCTTTTACCAATTCTTTTAATAGGAACAGCTATTGTACTTTCATTCTACTTTTACGGCCTTTTTGGAATAGCTATCGCAGCTGTTGGAATGCTTTCGACACTGGGTATGAGTTTATCTATCGATGCATATGGCCCTATCGCCGATAATGCCGGCGGAATTGCGGAAATGGCTCATTTAGAACCTTACGTCCGAGAAAGAACGGACAAGTTGGATGCTGTAGGGAATACAACCGCGGCAATGGGGAAAGGTTTTGCAATAGGATCCGCTGCTTTAACAGCTTTGGCTTTGTTCGCCTCTTATTTGCAGTTAACAAATATTTCCATAGTTGATTTGAATGATGCGAATGTATTTACCGCCTTGTTAATCGGTGCTATGCTTCCATTTCTGTTTTCCTCTTTGGTAATGAAAGCAGTTGGTAACGCTGCAAATCTTATGGTTGAAGAAGTAAGAAGGCAATTTAAAGAAATTGTTGGATTAATGGAAGGAAAAGCTGATCCAGACTACGGTAAGTGTGTAAAGATAGCTACCGATGGTGCTTTGAAATATATGATACTTCCTTCTTTAATCGCTGTAATAGCTCCAATAATTATTTATCTGTTATTAGGCAAGCAAGCTGTTGCAGGAATGTTAGCAGGAACAACAGGCTCAGGCGTTATGTTAGCGATATTCATGGCCAACTCTGGAGGTGCCTGGGATAACGCTAAGAAGTTAATAGAAACAGGAAAATACGGGGGAAAAGGGTCTTTGGCACATAAGGCTTCTGTTGTAGGAGATACCGTGGGGGATCCTTTAAAAGATACAGCAGGACCTTCGATAAATATTTTAATAAAACTTATGTCTATAGTTTCTATAGTGATTATTCCTATTTTAATTAGAATTTTTGAGTGA
- the ligA gene encoding NAD-dependent DNA ligase LigA, whose translation MYIPKNIKERYENLKSEIEEHNYRYYVLADPIISDQEYDKLFKELVELEKKYPELKTPDSPTQRIGGIVVEGFNKVNHSIPMLSLDNTYNEEEILEFHKRVLKNLNSNHVEYFCELKIDGVSVALRYTDGLLTQAITRGDGTTGEDITQNVKTIPSIPLRLRKDLTIEVRGEIYMPKKEFVRINSEREEKGLPVFANPRNATAGTLKLLDSTEVAKRKLSSFMYYVISPQNYNLQTQEEAMNFLKEVGFRINPNYTKVEDIEQVIEFWKEWNRSRKELEYEVDGIVVKVNSFELQRILGETTRSPRWAIAFKFEAEQKETKLKAIKFQVGSTGIITPVAEFVPIQLEGTTVKRASLHNFDYIEERDIREGDYVLIEKAGGIIPQVIGPIKEKRTGEEKIIQPPEKCPVCGGKVGKIKSSEVAIRCLNPSCPEKLLRTLENFVSRNAMNIQGLGPKILKRIVEAGLVKDIADLYYLNEQKIRTLGEGIGDKTVKNILTQIEQSKNRELYRLINALGIPNVGLKTAKDLANHFKNLDSLIDAKFDELVKIEGIGEDIANAILKFFSQEEVKKIVKKLKDAGVNTGQKEEEKSEGPLKGLVICQTGALSKMTRQEFAEYVESKGGTFSENVTKKTNILVVGENPGSKLDKAQSYGITIMSEEEFFDKYGES comes from the coding sequence TTGTACATACCAAAAAATATAAAAGAACGATATGAAAATTTAAAATCAGAGATAGAAGAACATAACTACAGATACTACGTATTGGCAGATCCTATTATTTCCGATCAGGAATACGATAAGCTATTTAAAGAATTGGTAGAGCTTGAAAAAAAATATCCCGAATTGAAAACTCCTGATTCGCCTACTCAAAGGATCGGGGGGATCGTTGTTGAGGGATTCAATAAAGTCAACCATTCGATACCGATGTTATCTTTAGATAACACCTACAACGAAGAAGAAATCTTAGAATTTCACAAAAGGGTTTTGAAGAACTTGAACTCAAACCATGTTGAGTACTTCTGTGAACTGAAGATAGATGGAGTATCGGTAGCTTTAAGGTACACTGATGGACTATTAACTCAAGCTATAACCAGAGGCGATGGAACTACAGGGGAAGATATCACGCAAAACGTAAAAACCATCCCCTCTATTCCCTTAAGATTGAGAAAAGATCTAACCATTGAGGTACGTGGGGAAATATACATGCCAAAGAAAGAATTTGTGAGAATAAATTCTGAAAGGGAAGAAAAAGGGTTACCTGTTTTCGCTAATCCCAGAAATGCCACAGCTGGCACTTTAAAACTTCTGGATAGTACAGAGGTGGCAAAAAGGAAGTTAAGCTCTTTTATGTATTACGTTATTTCCCCTCAAAATTACAATTTACAGACACAAGAAGAAGCGATGAATTTTCTGAAAGAAGTTGGTTTCAGAATCAATCCTAATTACACAAAGGTTGAAGATATTGAACAAGTCATAGAATTTTGGAAAGAATGGAATCGAAGCAGAAAGGAATTAGAATACGAAGTAGATGGAATAGTAGTCAAAGTGAACAGTTTTGAATTACAGAGAATCCTTGGAGAAACCACTAGATCCCCACGATGGGCAATTGCCTTCAAATTTGAAGCCGAACAAAAAGAGACTAAGTTAAAAGCTATAAAGTTTCAAGTTGGAAGTACAGGGATAATAACCCCCGTTGCGGAATTTGTTCCTATACAACTCGAAGGAACAACGGTAAAAAGGGCAAGTTTGCACAACTTTGACTATATAGAGGAAAGAGATATAAGGGAAGGCGATTACGTATTAATTGAAAAAGCTGGAGGGATAATACCACAAGTTATAGGCCCTATTAAAGAAAAGAGAACTGGGGAAGAAAAAATAATCCAACCCCCTGAAAAATGCCCTGTATGCGGTGGAAAAGTTGGAAAAATTAAATCTTCCGAAGTGGCAATAAGATGTTTGAATCCCTCTTGTCCAGAAAAGCTTTTAAGAACGTTGGAAAATTTTGTTTCAAGAAACGCAATGAATATTCAAGGACTTGGACCAAAGATATTGAAAAGAATCGTAGAAGCAGGCTTAGTTAAAGATATAGCAGATCTTTATTATTTAAACGAACAAAAAATTAGAACTTTAGGGGAAGGTATAGGAGACAAAACAGTAAAAAACATCTTGACCCAAATAGAACAATCCAAAAATAGAGAATTGTACAGATTAATTAACGCTCTTGGGATACCAAATGTTGGTTTAAAAACGGCGAAAGATCTTGCTAATCATTTTAAAAATTTAGACAGTTTAATAGACGCAAAATTCGATGAACTTGTTAAAATAGAGGGTATTGGTGAAGATATAGCAAATGCAATTCTTAAGTTTTTTTCACAGGAAGAAGTTAAAAAGATTGTTAAAAAACTAAAAGATGCGGGAGTCAACACGGGCCAAAAAGAAGAAGAAAAATCAGAAGGGCCTTTAAAAGGTTTAGTTATATGTCAAACCGGTGCACTTTCTAAAATGACAAGGCAAGAATTTGCTGAATACGTTGAATCTAAAGGTGGTACCTTCTCTGAAAACGTAACGAAGAAAACGAATATCCTAGTTGTTGGAGAAAACCCTGGTTCTAAATTAGATAAAGCTCAAAGTTACGGAATTACTATAATGAGTGAAGAAGAGTTCTTTGATAAATATGGAGAAAGTTAG
- a CDS encoding 6-phosphofructokinase — protein MKRVAVLNVGGDCPGLNAVIRALIVKGAEENVEVVGVYDGFMGLVEDKLTILAKEHVSGKLPEGGIILGSSKYDPTANPDDLKKLKNNFERYQITSLILLTGHTGANIALKLANEGIPSIIIPATVDNDLYWTDLSVGFLTALQIVTDALDKLHSTASAGHRVIVVETGGDEAGWLATIGGMAGGADYIIVPEFELDPKDMVENIKRRYSAGRRFSIVVVEEKVKLPEEVQNIIGDPKVRQYMKPAELVTEYIKSNLQNVECRTVDLDYLQRGGTPSSFDRYLAFKFGVTAIEAVKKGKSNVALGLDGFDVVEKPFTEEILKNKEISRELYEMGRLFF, from the coding sequence ATGAAAAGAGTCGCTGTTTTGAATGTTGGTGGAGACTGTCCAGGCTTAAATGCCGTAATCAGGGCACTCATCGTAAAAGGCGCCGAAGAGAATGTCGAAGTCGTTGGTGTCTACGACGGTTTTATGGGTCTTGTTGAAGATAAATTAACAATCCTTGCCAAAGAACATGTCTCAGGTAAATTGCCTGAAGGTGGAATAATTTTGGGCTCTTCAAAATATGATCCTACTGCTAATCCAGACGATTTGAAAAAGTTAAAAAATAACTTTGAAAGATATCAAATAACTAGTCTGATATTGTTAACAGGCCATACCGGAGCAAATATCGCCTTAAAATTGGCTAATGAAGGCATACCTTCGATAATAATACCCGCCACCGTTGATAACGACCTATACTGGACGGATCTTAGTGTTGGCTTTCTAACTGCATTACAGATCGTCACAGATGCATTAGATAAACTTCATTCCACTGCCAGTGCAGGTCATAGGGTAATAGTTGTGGAAACCGGAGGAGACGAAGCAGGATGGTTGGCCACAATTGGTGGAATGGCAGGTGGTGCAGATTATATAATAGTACCAGAGTTCGAATTAGACCCTAAAGATATGGTTGAAAATATTAAAAGAAGATATTCTGCAGGTAGAAGATTTTCCATAGTCGTAGTAGAAGAAAAAGTCAAACTCCCCGAAGAGGTTCAAAATATAATAGGTGATCCCAAAGTTCGTCAATACATGAAACCAGCAGAATTAGTCACAGAGTATATAAAATCTAATCTGCAAAATGTTGAATGTAGAACCGTTGATTTGGATTATTTACAAAGAGGAGGAACTCCTTCATCTTTTGATAGATACTTGGCTTTTAAATTCGGTGTAACTGCTATAGAGGCTGTTAAAAAAGGAAAATCTAACGTGGCTTTAGGTTTGGATGGTTTTGATGTTGTGGAAAAACCCTTTACGGAGGAAATTTTGAAGAATAAAGAGATAAGTAGAGAATTATACGAGATGGGTAGATTGTTTTTCTAA
- the pilM gene encoding pilus assembly protein PilM, protein MIFGLDIGTRTLVGTLAEYDEETENIIIKHFAEVEHENRAMLDGQIHDVNKVAKGVAKIKKKLEEESSINLSEVAIAIAGRFLISSIGSYSIDISTYGYLDNETIKKMELEAVKASTEKLNYSQEMYCVGYSILYYSLDNQWIKHLEGQRGDKAKVKVLAAYLPKNVVEAMMSVLDKVGLKPIHVTLEPIAATSLVVPEDLRNLNVAMVDVGAGTSDISISNKGVITGYGMVPLAGDEITDTISQQLLVDFKTAEMIKKQLSQSDEITYNDILDNPQVIRKEEVIEIITPVIGSITDKIAKEILNLNGKPPVAVMVVGGGGKVPTFTEKLAGKLGLPKERVSLKTTKNLENIIFESKRMEGSEYITPLGIVNVALKKQGSVFNTVKINGRNVNMLIIGKDMNVLQALLQSGYSLDKLVGLPSPAIAFELNGKLQIKKGNMGEKAKITINGVSADIHSPIKPGDHIEIEQPKNGEPVNLKLKDVIQPIEFYLNGEPKTTYPVVIKNGEKVESLEEEIKDGDKIFTTPSKIEDVFKNYNEKIFFTINNLPYEVPVGTIIMKGEEILDKDYQIKNGDLLKTKAIKLPKIKEFLGIEPEKMKVFLNGKEVHLNKEEIIVSYDGKVVDIEAEVANGANYSIKKVKKDVQLIDVFSHLSINIEEIQSYEIYLNEEKVESFLQKIEPGANVRLLINDQRNRN, encoded by the coding sequence ATGATCTTTGGACTTGATATAGGTACAAGAACCCTTGTAGGGACATTGGCAGAATATGATGAAGAAACGGAAAATATAATCATCAAGCATTTTGCAGAAGTTGAACACGAAAATAGAGCTATGCTTGACGGACAAATTCATGATGTAAACAAGGTTGCAAAAGGGGTAGCCAAAATAAAGAAAAAACTGGAAGAAGAAAGTTCCATAAATCTTTCCGAAGTTGCCATCGCCATAGCTGGTAGATTTCTAATCTCTTCAATAGGTTCTTACAGCATTGATATTTCAACTTATGGTTACTTAGACAATGAAACAATCAAAAAAATGGAACTTGAAGCCGTTAAAGCATCTACAGAAAAATTAAACTACTCACAAGAAATGTACTGTGTAGGATACTCCATACTTTACTACAGTCTTGATAATCAATGGATTAAACATCTAGAAGGGCAAAGAGGTGACAAAGCAAAAGTAAAAGTTTTGGCAGCTTATCTACCAAAAAATGTTGTAGAAGCAATGATGTCTGTGTTGGATAAAGTAGGATTAAAACCAATCCATGTTACATTGGAACCGATAGCTGCCACAAGTTTAGTTGTACCTGAGGACTTGAGAAACCTGAATGTTGCAATGGTAGATGTGGGAGCAGGAACAAGCGATATATCCATATCAAATAAAGGGGTAATAACAGGCTATGGAATGGTACCTTTAGCTGGAGACGAGATAACAGATACTATATCTCAACAACTTTTAGTGGATTTTAAAACCGCGGAAATGATTAAAAAACAATTATCTCAAAGCGATGAAATTACATACAACGATATTTTGGATAATCCTCAAGTTATAAGAAAAGAAGAAGTAATCGAAATTATCACACCTGTTATAGGCAGCATAACAGATAAAATAGCTAAAGAAATATTGAATTTAAACGGGAAACCTCCTGTTGCTGTGATGGTAGTAGGTGGTGGAGGAAAAGTACCAACTTTCACCGAAAAATTAGCCGGCAAACTTGGACTTCCCAAAGAAAGGGTATCTTTAAAAACTACCAAAAATTTGGAGAATATCATTTTTGAATCAAAAAGAATGGAAGGTAGTGAATACATAACTCCTTTAGGTATAGTAAATGTTGCACTGAAAAAACAGGGTAGTGTATTCAATACTGTTAAAATAAACGGAAGAAATGTAAATATGTTAATCATAGGCAAAGACATGAACGTTTTACAGGCGTTACTACAATCAGGTTATTCTCTAGACAAATTGGTTGGATTACCCTCCCCAGCGATAGCTTTCGAACTGAACGGAAAATTACAGATAAAAAAGGGAAATATGGGTGAGAAGGCAAAAATAACAATAAACGGAGTATCTGCAGATATACATTCTCCCATCAAACCAGGAGACCATATTGAAATAGAACAACCCAAGAACGGCGAACCTGTCAATTTGAAATTGAAAGACGTGATTCAACCCATTGAATTTTACTTAAATGGAGAACCCAAAACCACTTATCCTGTAGTAATAAAAAATGGTGAAAAAGTAGAAAGCTTAGAAGAAGAGATCAAAGATGGAGATAAAATATTTACAACGCCTTCAAAAATAGAGGATGTATTTAAAAATTACAACGAGAAAATTTTCTTCACAATAAATAACCTTCCATATGAAGTCCCTGTGGGTACGATCATCATGAAAGGCGAAGAAATCTTAGATAAAGATTATCAAATAAAAAATGGAGATCTTCTAAAAACAAAAGCCATAAAGCTTCCTAAGATAAAAGAATTCTTGGGTATTGAACCCGAAAAGATGAAAGTATTCTTAAACGGGAAAGAGGTTCATTTAAACAAAGAAGAAATAATTGTATCCTATGACGGGAAAGTTGTGGATATAGAAGCAGAAGTGGCTAATGGAGCGAATTATTCTATAAAAAAAGTAAAAAAGGATGTTCAATTAATCGATGTATTTTCACATCTTTCCATAAACATTGAAGAAATACAATCATATGAAATTTACTTAAACGAAGAAAAAGTTGAAAGCTTTCTACAAAAGATTGAACCAGGAGCGAATGTGAGGTTGTTAATTAATGATCAGAGGAATAGGAATTGA
- the acpS gene encoding holo-ACP synthase, whose amino-acid sequence MIRGIGIDIVKVERINEKNVQKILSKKEKEVYDTFKGQKRRKEYAAGRFAVKESLIKCFKRFIPFSEITVLNKQSGEPYLAEESVKYLFEKFGGNGTIHISIAHEREYAVATAVVIDEE is encoded by the coding sequence ATGATCAGAGGAATAGGAATTGACATTGTAAAAGTCGAAAGAATCAACGAAAAAAACGTCCAAAAAATTCTTTCTAAAAAAGAAAAAGAAGTATACGATACTTTTAAAGGGCAAAAAAGAAGAAAAGAATATGCAGCCGGTCGTTTTGCAGTGAAAGAATCATTAATTAAATGTTTCAAAAGGTTTATTCCTTTCTCGGAAATTACCGTGCTAAACAAACAAAGTGGAGAACCTTATTTAGCCGAAGAATCGGTGAAATATCTATTCGAAAAGTTTGGAGGCAACGGAACCATACACATATCTATAGCCCATGAAAGAGAGTATGCCGTAGCAACTGCGGTCGTAATAGATGAAGAATAA
- a CDS encoding Fur family transcriptional regulator, which translates to MRNTKARRDILGILEEYDYPLNAEQIYEKLNEDYDKSTIYRNLKNYESNGDIKSIVFSDKIKYFFKGKGHFHFIYCTECKKFERFDLCYSEQMSKYIKERLGFKVLTHTLYFEGICKECQKITEDGQYGHLNQ; encoded by the coding sequence ATGAGAAACACAAAAGCTCGCAGAGACATTTTAGGTATTTTAGAAGAGTATGATTATCCACTCAACGCCGAACAAATTTATGAAAAGCTCAACGAAGATTACGATAAATCCACGATTTACAGAAACTTGAAAAATTATGAATCAAATGGAGACATTAAATCCATCGTTTTTTCAGACAAAATCAAATATTTTTTTAAGGGAAAAGGGCATTTTCATTTCATATACTGTACAGAATGTAAGAAGTTTGAAAGGTTTGATCTATGTTATTCTGAGCAGATGAGTAAGTATATAAAAGAAAGATTAGGCTTCAAAGTTTTGACTCATACGCTTTATTTTGAAGGAATATGTAAAGAATGTCAGAAGATTACCGAAGACGGTCAATATGGTCATCTCAATCAGTAA